Part of the Halorhabdus utahensis DSM 12940 genome, ATCCCCTCGGCGTGTTCGGGGCGGTCGGCCGTCCGGCCGCCGGCGTAGCGTGCGACGAACGGTTCGATCTCCGTCACGCCGTCGGGGTAGAGCACCTCGGCGGCGGCCGAAAGCGTCTCGCGGTCGTGGTCGGAAAGTGACGGTTCCTCGCCGGCATCAGCCTGCTCGTCGTCCGCCGCGGGCGCGGTACAACCGGCCAGCGACGCCCCGACGGCCGACAGCGCCGCGATCGCGTCCCGTCTGGTGAGTTCGTGGCTCATGGATCAGGGTTCCTGTGTCTCGTTCGTCGCTCGCAGTTCTGTCCGGACGAATACCCCGTCGGGTGATTCTTCGGGCACGTACGTCGCCGCGCCACCGCAGGCCTGGGCGTCGAAGCAGTATTCGACGCGGGGGGTCAGCGCGCGCACCTGTCCGCCCTCGGCTTCGACTGGAACCGACAGCCGGTATTCGAACCCGCCCACCCCGTCGTCGGCGAAGACCGTCACGTCGACCGCCTCACGTCCGTCGATCGCAGGCTGTTCCTCGCTGCCGGCTTCGAGCAGGCCGACCGCTCGGACGGTGTCGCCGATGACGAGCCGGAACTGCAACTCGTCGCCAGTCTCTCTCGGGACGTAGTGGGCCGTGCCGTCGTCGGTCTCGACGGTGACGGTCGCGCTCGTGACGCGCTCGGGGAGGCCGACGCTGGCGTTCAGGGTGACGGTCTCACCTGTTCGCTCTTGGACGCGCTGGAGTCGGGCGGCTTCCGGCGAGTCGCCGAGCGGGTCCCAGACGCCCCGAAAGCCGAACCGGTAGAGATCCCGGTCCGGGAAGGCGTCGGCGATCGCGAACGGGCGGTCGGCCATCGCGTAGACCGTCCGGCCGTCGTAGCCCGGATCGTTCCGCAGCGCCTGGAAGGGGTGGTTGAGCCAGGGGCCGTAGGGCGTCGGCGTGAGGACGACGGCGTTGGCCGGTGGTTCGGGCTCGAAGGGCGCGTAGGTCAGTTCGTAGGTGTCGGTCACGTCGACGTTGCGCTCGACGGGCGCGGCTGCCCCACCGGCCGTGATCCCGCCGAGGACGAGCGTACTCACGAGGGTGATCGCGGCGAGGGCTGCCAGCGCCGTTCGGCGGTCGAGGCGAGCCTGCAGTGCCTCACTGATGGCGTCGAACGCAGCCAGTGCGGCAACGGCCCCGAAGGCGGCCGTCGGGACCAGCAGGTCGAAGTGGTAGTACGGACCTAGCGAGGCGATCAGGCCGTCACCGGCCGCGTCGAGGTCGCCGAGCAGGTTGTAGTTCCCCCAGAAGTACAGATTCCCGACCGGGACCGAGACGCCGACGGCCGCCAGGGTGGCTTGCCTGGCGTCCAGCCCTCGCCGGGCCGCCACGGCGAGGCCTGCGATCCCGAGGGCCGCGCCGACGATCCCGCCGGCGATCCAGCGGTCGACGAACGTCGCGAGGACGTTCCAGTTGGCCTCGGCGGCGAGGCCGGGCGTGTACTCGACGCCGTGGTTGAGGAGTTCGCGATGCCCGAACCCGAGGCCGTCCAGCGGGGCGAAGGCCTCGTAGGGGAACGTCAGGGGTGATCCGGTGACGGCGGCGTTATACGCGAGGGTTAGTCCGACGCCGACCAGCCCCAGCGCGGCGGTCGCCGCCTGCCGGGGAATCGCCGTCCGCCAGTCCCAGGCGAGCGTCCACAGCGCGTGAGCCACGAACGGCGTGGCGAACAGGACGGCGGTGTACGGTCGGGCGAAAAAGGCGAGGCCGATCGCCGCACCTGCCGCCGCTGCCCACCGCCAGTCGCCGGTCCGGTCTGCCCGAAGGTACCCGTAGGCGAAGGCCAGATTCAGCAGCGTCGTCGGCGCGTACGGCAGGAAGGTTGCGGTATCGAGGAGGAAGAGGGGGGAGGCGAGCACGAAGACGGCGGCGAGCAGGCCGGTCCGGCGGTCGAACACTTCGCTCACGACACCCGCGACGCCCGCGAGGATCCCGGCCGCGATGGCGGGCAGCGCCAGCCGATAGCCCCCGAGCAGTTCCCCGAGGGCGAACATCCCCGCGGGGACTGGGTTGTACTTCGGGTAGAACCCCTCGCTCTCGACGAAGAACCACGGCCGGAAGACGCCCTCGACGGGCGGGGTGAGGGTGAGTTTGCCCTCCAGCAGCATCGCGGCCTGCTGGAGGTAGACGCCCTCGTCGTGATTCAGTGAATGGTATGGAAAGAGGTTCGTCGAGACGAGCCAGACGGCGAGTGCGCCGGCGATTGCGATCGTGAGCGTCGCGAGATGAAAGCGGCGTCGGTCCATCACTCGGCGGGGAACCAGGCCAGGGGGTGGTCGGTCGCCAGGCGAACCCGGACGCGCTTGTCCATTCCGAGTTCCTCGGCGTGGTTGTGCTCACAGTGCAGGATGGCCCCGGAGTCCAACTCGACGGTGTAGACGAACGAGGGGCCGGTGTACTGGCGGTCGACGATCCGACCGTTGGTGCCCGCCGGGTCGGCCGGCACGGCCCGGATGTCGTCGGGTCGAACGAGCACGTCAACATCGGCTCCCTCGTACTCGGTGTCGAGGCCCTCGATCCGGTCGGCGTCGAGACAGCCAAGCGGCGTGTCGACGCAGCCCTCGGCGAAGGTGCCGGAGACGAACCCGGCCTGGCCGAGGAACTCGGCGACGAAGCGTGATTCGGGTTGCTGGAAGACGATCTCCGGGCGACCGATCTGCTCGACCCGGCCGTCCCTGACGACGGCCACGCGGTCGCTGATCGAGAGGGCCTCCTCCTGGTCGTGGGTCACGGAGACGGCGGTGACGCCGGTCTCCTTGATGATCCGGCGGACCTCCCGGCGCATCTCCTCGCGCAGGCCGACGTCGAGGTTCGAGAACGGCTCGTCGAGCAGAAGCACGTCGGGTTCGGGGGCGAGCGAGCGCGCGAGCGCCACCCGCTGGCGCTGGCCGCCCGAGAGGTCCTCGGGACTGGCCTCGCGATAGTCGTCGAGGCCGACGAGTTCGAGGAGGTCCGTCACCCGCTGGTCGATTTCGTCGTCAGAACGATCCTGAATGCCGAAGGCGACGTTCTCGCCGACGGTGAGATGGGGAAACAGCGCGAACTCCTGGAAGACCAGCCCCACGTCGCGGTTCTCCGGTTTGACGAACGTGCCCTCGCCCGCGACAGTCTCGCCGGCGACCCGGATCGCGCCAGCGTCGGGTTCGTCAAGCCCCGCGAGCAGTCGGAGCGTCGTCGTCTTCCCGCAGCCGGAGGGGCCGAGCAGCGTGAGGAGTTCGCCGTCCTGAACGGTCAGATCCAGGTTCGCGACGGCGGTTTCGGCCCCGAACTGTCTGGTGACGCCGTCGAGTTCGAGGACTGCGCGGCCCTTCTCGGCTGGTTCGGACGCGCCGGTGGACCGGGGCTGTGCGTCGACGGGAGTCGAGTGTTGTGATGCAGTCACGTGTTCGAACCCTCCTGGGAGAGGATGACAGCCATCGAGAGCGCGGAGATGACGATCAACACGAGCGCGGGGACGGCTGCCCGGCCGTAGAGACCCGCCTCCCGGACGCGCCAGATGTAGGTCACTAACGTATGGTCGAACCAGAACGGCCGTAAGAGTAGCGTCGCCGGCAGTTCCTTCATCGTCGTGAGGAACACGAGGGCCGCCCCGGTCGCGATCCCGGGGGCGATCAGCGGCAGCGTCACCGCCCGGAAGGCCTCCGTGCGGGTGCGGCCGAGCGTTCGGGCAGCCTCGATCAGGCGGCCGTCGACCTGCATCGTCGCGGTCCGGATCGCGCCGATCGCCTGCGGGACGAACCGGACGACGTACGCGAAGACGAGAATCAGGAGTAGGTCGTACGCTGTCTCCCGATAGGACAGTGGGAGCGTGTTGAGCGCGAACAGCACGAGTGCAAACGCGAGGACGATCCCCGGCGTGGCGTAGCCGACGTAGGAGAGCCGGTCGGCCAGGCCGGCCAGTCGGGACCGGCCACGCGCGGCGGCGACTGCCACCGGCATCGCGACCAGCAGCGAGGCCCCGGCGGCGAAGAGGGCGAGATAGACCGAGTTCCAGCCATACGTCCAAGAAAAGGCCAACCCGCCGGCGGTGTAGCCGCCCGCGTCGCTTGAGAGCCATAGGCCGAAGACGATCACGGGGAGGGCGATCGCCAACCCCGCGATGACGGCGGGAAAGAGCGCGGCGACGTACCGCCAGGTCCCGAGTTCGATGACTGCGCCACCACTTGCCCCCCGGCTCTGGTACGCTCCCTCATCGTCGGCCCCGACCTTCGATTCGAGGTAGAGGATCCCGACGGTCACCGCGAGTAACTGGAGGGACAGCAGGGCGGCCCACGGGCGCATCGTGGTGTTGTAGCGTGCGTAAATCGCCTGGGTGAACACCTCGACACCCATGAAGTTCGGCGTCCCGAAGTCCGCGAGCGTATAGAGCGCGACCAACAGCGCGCCGGCGGCGATCCCGGGCGCGATCTGCGGCAGGGTTACCCGCCGGAACGCCTCGAGTCGACCGGCGTCGAGCGTCCGAGCCGCTTCGATGAGGGAGGTGTCAAGCGACAGTAGCGACGCGCGTGTCGTCAGGAGGACGTACGGATAGGTGTAAAGCGTCAGGACGAGTGCCGCGCCGGCGAAGCCGCTGATCTCCGGCAGTTGTTCGATCCCGACCGGTGCGAGCACGCTCGTGAGGACGCCACCGGTCCCGAAGGCCGAGAGGACTGCGAGCGCCCCGAGATAGCTGGGGACCGCCAGGGGGAGCGCGGCCAGCACGGTGAACAACCGGGCGAAGGGGAGGTCAGTTCGGGCCGTCAATAGTGCGATCGGGACGCCGACGAGGACGCTGCCTGCCGTGACGATGGCCACGAGTGCGACGCTACGGAGCAGTATCTCGATGGTCCGTGAATCAAGGGTGAGTTCGAGCGCACGCGGGCCGAGGTCGAAGACCTCGAGGAACAACCAACCAAGCGGGGCCACCAGCGCGACCGCGATGGCGGCGGCGAGCAGCGTGAGTTCGGACGGCCGGCCGATACCGGGGACTCTCGAGAAGCGCTCACGGAGGTCCTCGACTCGGCCCTCGCGGCTCATCCCGACACGCCGGCCTCGGACATCAGTTCGAGTGTCGGTTCGAGATCGGAGAGGTCGGCGAGGTCGATCTCGGGCGGGTTCAGCTCGTCGACGGTCGGCAGCCCGCCGACCGGCTCGACGCCGGGGATCATCGGATACGCGTAGCTCACGGTGGCGAAGAACTCCTGGGCCTCCGCCGAGAGCAGGTGCCGGACGAAGTCCGTGATCAACGCGTCCTTCTCGGTGCCCTCGATCTGGAGGATTCCCGCGACGTTGACTAAGGCCCCGGCGTCACCGCTCGTGAAGGCCAGATCCAGCGGCGCGTCGGGGCGCTGGTTTTTCACCCGCATCGCGTAGTAGTGGTTGGCGAAGCCCGCGGTCAGTTCGCCGTCGGCGACAGCCTGGGTGACGACGTACTCGTTGGGATAGCGTTCGGTCCCCGCGTTTCGCATCGATTCTAGCCACTGCCGAGTCGTCTCGGCCCCCTTCTGGAGGCGCATCGCGGTCACGAAGGCCTTGAACGCGCCGTAGGTCGGTGCCCATCCCATCGTTCCCTGCAGGGCGGCCGTCTCGGGGAACTGCGCGACTGTCTCGGGAATCTCGCTTTCCTCGATCGTCTCCGTGTTGTAGGGAACGCTCCGGGCGCGGCCGGCGACGCCGACCCACGAGCCGTCTGCGCCCTGGAAATCCTCGGGGACGGGTTCGAGTGCTTCCGCGGCCAGGGGTTCGTAGGCGTCGTTTTCGGCGACGTAGCCGAGAGAGGCGGCGTCGATTGACCAGAAGACGTCGGCCTGGGAGCCGCCGGATTGGACCGCTTCGACGATCGACTGGGCCTGGGATGACGAGGGCGCGTCGTCGGTGAACCCCGTGAACTCGGGGTAGATCTCCTCTAACATCTCGATGAACCGCTCGTAGATGCCGCCCTCGCCGCCGCCCATGTAGATATTCAACGAACCCGAGAGATCCGGTAGGTCCTCGATCGACGTGCCGCCTGGGGCCGGTCGCCCTTCCACGAGCGTCCCTGATCCGCGGAACTGCGCGAGCGACGGAACCGACAGTTCCTCGCCGCTCCCCTCCGTCGTCTCGCTCTCGAAGGGGTTCGCACAGCCTGCCAGCCCGCCCAGTGCGCCTGCCCCGACCGCGCCGAGGAACTGCCGCCGACTCGCCGATCTCCGTGTCATGTTGGATTTAGGTTTGCCTAAATACGTAAAAAGGCCGTGATTTCGGCCGGGGTTCGCCGACGTCTTTCCCTCCGCATCGCGGCCGGGACGGTCGTCACGATCGGTCATTCGGCGATCACCGCCGCTTCGCGTCGGTCCGCGTCGGCGTCGAGTGCATCCAGGCAGTCCACCCAGTCGTCGAGGTACTCGCCACAGTACGCGAGGAAGTCGGCGTTCTCCCACTCGTCGTCGGCGCTCGTCTGGAACTCCTCGGCCACCGCGCGGGCGACCTCGGCGTAGGAGTCAGCGTTGTCGCCCGCGCGATCGACGAGTTTCCAGACGTGTTCGTTGAGTTCGAGGCCGGCCACCTCGTTGGCCAGGTCGCCGAAGGTCGACCGCGGTGCTTTGTTGTGGTCACACAGCGGCGCGCCGTTGTAGATCCGCCCGCCGAGGACGTCGGCGGCACGTTTCAACAGCAGTCCCGACCAGATGTCGTCGAAGCGCCCGACGTCCCAGGGGTTGTCGTCCATCGGGAACTGGTAGAACGCCGGGACGACCTCCCGGCGGAAGGCCAGGTTCATCGAGCAGACAGTGAGGTAGTTCTCGCGCCCCGCCACGAAGTCCTCCCCGAAGTCCCCCGTCGTGGTTCGGGTCGTCGCCTGCCCGTTCAGGTCGCCGTCCATGAGGATCCGGACCGCGTCGAGGTCCGGGACGTTGGTCCACAGGCCTTGAGAGGCGACGACGCTATCGACATGCTCGGTCGTGACCGTCCGCTCCTCGTCCATCGCGCTGTAGGGATAGCCACGCGGGTAGAGATCCTCGGCCTCGTGGAGGACGTTCACCCACTGTTCGTCTGACTCGACGGCGGTGAGCTCACCCTCGTAGGCGAGGTTATCGAGGTGGGTTTCGAAGAAGTCGATATCGTCGTGTGGGGCGGTGTCGTCGTCGAGGAAGACGCCATACTCGAAGCGTTCGTGCGCCCAGAGATATAGCAGGCCGAAGGAGGTCTGGGCGTGGCTGGCGTCGGGAATCAGGTGTGCATACTCGGCGATTCCGTGTTCCTCGAACCAGTCCTCGCGGTCGGTTCCATCGAACACTGCCCCCGCAAGCCCCTCCTCTTCGAGCATCGCCTCCATCGCCGCGGTGTCACAGAAGTCCTCGGTCACGAGGACGACGAACAATCGATCGAGGTCGAACCCGTGCTTGCGGGCGTTCTCGGCGTACGCCCGGAGGAACTCGTGGTTTCTGATCGTCGGCACGACGACGCAGATATCCTGAGTAGTCATCGTACCTCCCGGTTGTTTAGGGTGGCCTAAAAGATTGGCGATCGGGACAAATACGTGTCTACAGCCCCGAATTCGTTGATTCACACTGTCACGAGTCCCGGCCTATGCGTCGTCGCTTTCCTCGGCTGACGGCGTGCCCTCGAACGCCGCGGCGTCCGGGATGTCGACGTCGGTCTCGGCGGCGAGTGCGTCGATGTCGGACTGTTCCTCGGCGATGCCGGTCGTCATCAGCAGTCGGATGGCCCGGCGGACGCTGATGTCGACCTCGTGGATGGTGTCTTCCGGCGCGAGGACGAGTCGCCCGCCGGTGATGTTCGGGCTGTGCGGGACGAAGACGTTGTACGCCTCGCCGGTGACTGCGTGGGTCGAGGCCGGACTCTCGCCGGTGACGAACCCGATGGCGAACAGCCCTTCGCGTGGATATTCGATCAGCACGACGTTCTCGTAGCGGTTCTCCCGGTTGCGTAGCGCCTGGGTCATCTGGCGGACGCTCGTATAGATGACCCGCACGACGGGGACGATGCCGAACACCCGGTCGAACCACGCGAACGCCCAATCGCCGATCGACCGCTGGGTGAGATACCCCAGCCCGGTGATCACGACGACCAGCGTCAGGAAGGTGATGACCTGCGCGACCAGCGTGATGTTCGCCGTGTACTGGGAGAGTGCGGTCGCCGCGACGATCGGATCCACGAACCCTGACAGCCACCCGATCAGTAGTCTGAGCGCGACGATCGTGACCACGAGCGGGGCGACGAGGAACAGCCCCGCCACGAAACTCCGTCTGAGTGTGTGCGTTCGTGACACGGTGTGAGCAACGCTTCGCAGTGACGCCTCTAACGTCTAACGGTGGGATGACGTTGGCCCGACGACGGTCCGTGTGGGGTGGCCGCGAAGACAACCGAGCGAGTGGGGGTCGTCAGTCCCGGAGGCCCAGCGACAGCGCGATCGCCGCGACGACCAGCAGGGCCGTGCCGGGCAAGGAGACGCCGACCGTGAGTGTCTCGTAACCGACGTAGGCGACCGCCGCCACCAGCGATGCGACGGCGGTCATGATTCCGACGTGGAGGAACTCGGCGCGTTCGACGCTCCCGCCGTCGAGTTCGGCCCCGGCGGTGAACGAACCCAGCGCGAACTCCCAGACGAGGACGCTTCCAACGACCGCCGGAAGCAGCCACTCGACGGTGATCCCCGCGAACGCGGTGGCGACGACGGCGGCGACGATCATGGCCGCCCCGAGTCCAGTCACCGTCCGCATGTGTCGCGTCAGACCGATCGCGAGGCCAGCGATGCCGATCACACATCCGACCAGCGCGATCGTCGTGATCGGGGCCACGAGCAGTGTGACGCCGAGTGCGGCCACCAGCGCACCCGCCCTGAGGACGGCCCCTGGCTGGTGGGTGAACCGTGACGCTTCGCTCATGCCGACCACCTCGATCCGGCCCGCGTGAGTGCAACGCCCAGTTCTTCCTCGTCTGCCCAGTCGATGACCCGGACGCCGGCCTCCCGTAACGCCTCGATCCGGTGGCGCCGTTCGAGGCGGACGAGTCGTTCGCCGACGGTTTCGCCCGTCGTCACGTCCGGACTCAGCACCGTGACCGGATGGCCGTACGCGCGGAGTCGATGGATCACGAAGTGGTAGGTGGGGTCCGTGAGTGCCGAAACCAGCACGACCTGGGTCTCCTCGGGGAACCGGCGGTGGAACTCCCGGACCCAGCGCGGGCTGAACGTATCGCTGTCGGGTGTCGTCGCCGGGAACGCGTCGTCGGTCGCCAGCACGCGCTCGACGCGTTCGCGGTGGTCGTACCCGGTCCCGGGCGCGATCCACACCGGCGTCGGTCCGAGTGCCGCGATCCCGACCCGGTCGCCGGTCCCCAACAACGACCCACATAGCCGTCGAGCGGCCGCGAT contains:
- a CDS encoding ABC transporter permease, giving the protein MSREGRVEDLRERFSRVPGIGRPSELTLLAAAIAVALVAPLGWLFLEVFDLGPRALELTLDSRTIEILLRSVALVAIVTAGSVLVGVPIALLTARTDLPFARLFTVLAALPLAVPSYLGALAVLSAFGTGGVLTSVLAPVGIEQLPEISGFAGAALVLTLYTYPYVLLTTRASLLSLDTSLIEAARTLDAGRLEAFRRVTLPQIAPGIAAGALLVALYTLADFGTPNFMGVEVFTQAIYARYNTTMRPWAALLSLQLLAVTVGILYLESKVGADDEGAYQSRGASGGAVIELGTWRYVAALFPAVIAGLAIALPVIVFGLWLSSDAGGYTAGGLAFSWTYGWNSVYLALFAAGASLLVAMPVAVAAARGRSRLAGLADRLSYVGYATPGIVLAFALVLFALNTLPLSYRETAYDLLLILVFAYVVRFVPQAIGAIRTATMQVDGRLIEAARTLGRTRTEAFRAVTLPLIAPGIATGAALVFLTTMKELPATLLLRPFWFDHTLVTYIWRVREAGLYGRAAVPALVLIVISALSMAVILSQEGSNT
- a CDS encoding ArnT family glycosyltransferase, which gives rise to MDRRRFHLATLTIAIAGALAVWLVSTNLFPYHSLNHDEGVYLQQAAMLLEGKLTLTPPVEGVFRPWFFVESEGFYPKYNPVPAGMFALGELLGGYRLALPAIAAGILAGVAGVVSEVFDRRTGLLAAVFVLASPLFLLDTATFLPYAPTTLLNLAFAYGYLRADRTGDWRWAAAAGAAIGLAFFARPYTAVLFATPFVAHALWTLAWDWRTAIPRQAATAALGLVGVGLTLAYNAAVTGSPLTFPYEAFAPLDGLGFGHRELLNHGVEYTPGLAAEANWNVLATFVDRWIAGGIVGAALGIAGLAVAARRGLDARQATLAAVGVSVPVGNLYFWGNYNLLGDLDAAGDGLIASLGPYYHFDLLVPTAAFGAVAALAAFDAISEALQARLDRRTALAALAAITLVSTLVLGGITAGGAAAPVERNVDVTDTYELTYAPFEPEPPANAVVLTPTPYGPWLNHPFQALRNDPGYDGRTVYAMADRPFAIADAFPDRDLYRFGFRGVWDPLGDSPEAARLQRVQERTGETVTLNASVGLPERVTSATVTVETDDGTAHYVPRETGDELQFRLVIGDTVRAVGLLEAGSEEQPAIDGREAVDVTVFADDGVGGFEYRLSVPVEAEGGQVRALTPRVEYCFDAQACGGAATYVPEESPDGVFVRTELRATNETQEP
- a CDS encoding extracellular solute-binding protein, which gives rise to MTRRSASRRQFLGAVGAGALGGLAGCANPFESETTEGSGEELSVPSLAQFRGSGTLVEGRPAPGGTSIEDLPDLSGSLNIYMGGGEGGIYERFIEMLEEIYPEFTGFTDDAPSSSQAQSIVEAVQSGGSQADVFWSIDAASLGYVAENDAYEPLAAEALEPVPEDFQGADGSWVGVAGRARSVPYNTETIEESEIPETVAQFPETAALQGTMGWAPTYGAFKAFVTAMRLQKGAETTRQWLESMRNAGTERYPNEYVVTQAVADGELTAGFANHYYAMRVKNQRPDAPLDLAFTSGDAGALVNVAGILQIEGTEKDALITDFVRHLLSAEAQEFFATVSYAYPMIPGVEPVGGLPTVDELNPPEIDLADLSDLEPTLELMSEAGVSG
- a CDS encoding DUF7519 family protein translates to MSEASRFTHQPGAVLRAGALVAALGVTLLVAPITTIALVGCVIGIAGLAIGLTRHMRTVTGLGAAMIVAAVVATAFAGITVEWLLPAVVGSVLVWEFALGSFTAGAELDGGSVERAEFLHVGIMTAVASLVAAVAYVGYETLTVGVSLPGTALLVVAAIALSLGLRD
- a CDS encoding ABC transporter ATP-binding protein, with the protein product MTASQHSTPVDAQPRSTGASEPAEKGRAVLELDGVTRQFGAETAVANLDLTVQDGELLTLLGPSGCGKTTTLRLLAGLDEPDAGAIRVAGETVAGEGTFVKPENRDVGLVFQEFALFPHLTVGENVAFGIQDRSDDEIDQRVTDLLELVGLDDYREASPEDLSGGQRQRVALARSLAPEPDVLLLDEPFSNLDVGLREEMRREVRRIIKETGVTAVSVTHDQEEALSISDRVAVVRDGRVEQIGRPEIVFQQPESRFVAEFLGQAGFVSGTFAEGCVDTPLGCLDADRIEGLDTEYEGADVDVLVRPDDIRAVPADPAGTNGRIVDRQYTGPSFVYTVELDSGAILHCEHNHAEELGMDKRVRVRLATDHPLAWFPAE
- a CDS encoding DUF502 domain-containing protein, which translates into the protein MSRTHTLRRSFVAGLFLVAPLVVTIVALRLLIGWLSGFVDPIVAATALSQYTANITLVAQVITFLTLVVVITGLGYLTQRSIGDWAFAWFDRVFGIVPVVRVIYTSVRQMTQALRNRENRYENVVLIEYPREGLFAIGFVTGESPASTHAVTGEAYNVFVPHSPNITGGRLVLAPEDTIHEVDISVRRAIRLLMTTGIAEEQSDIDALAAETDVDIPDAAAFEGTPSAEESDDA